A stretch of the Capsicum annuum cultivar UCD-10X-F1 chromosome 8, UCD10Xv1.1, whole genome shotgun sequence genome encodes the following:
- the LOC107856822 gene encoding U-box domain-containing protein 11 has product MEVKRRAVKNLVTKLSSVSEQIRTEAICELRLISKNDSDSRPLIADAGAIPYLSESLYSSNKLSQENATATLHNLSISNKDLLMSTRGLLDALSHALRNPSSPFVAQCAAATIFSLLTAETYRPIIGHKRDILFGLIDIIKNPNSDSRTVKDALKALFGIALYPLNRAQIIELGAVPPLFSLLCNDGRVGILEDVTAVIAQIAGCDESWEAFRRISGVGVLVDLLDSSTGSSSRTKENAVSALLNLVQCGGEETVNSIRGTVLGAVDGIIEVAENGTEKGRSKAMALLKILDASSCTFQEEQMDYLSNHSL; this is encoded by the coding sequence ATGGAGGTCAAACGAAGGGCGGTGAAGAACCTCGTTACGAAGCTGAGTTCCGTATCGGAGCAAATCCGAACCGAAGCAATTTGTGAACTCAGATTAATTTCAAAGAACGATTCCGACAGCAGGCCGTTGATCGCCGACGCTGGAGCGATTCCGTACTTGTCGGAATCGTTGTACTCTTCGAACAAACTGTCTCAGGAGAACGCAACCGCCACGTTGCATAATCTCTCAATTTCCAACAAGGATTTGTTGATGTCCACGCGCGGGCTCCTCGATGCGCTCTCCCACGCGCTCCGGAATCCTTCTTCTCCGTTCGTAGCTCAGTGCGCCGCCGCGACGATATTCAGCTTATTGACCGCGGAGACTTATCGGCCGATAATTGGGCACAAGAGGGATATTCTATTCGGGCTTATTGATATAATTAAGAACCCTAATTCGGATTCTAGAACTGTTAAAGATGCGCTTAAAGCGCTTTTTGGTATAGCGCTTTATCCGTTGAATCGTGCTCAAATTATCGAGCTTGGAGCTGTACCCCCGTTGTTTTCGTTGCTTTGTAATGACGGTAGAGTTGGGATATTGGAGGATGTTACAGCTGTGATCGCGCAAATTGCTGGTTGTGATGAGAGCTGGGAGGCGTTTAGGAGGATATCAGGGGTTGGTGTATTGGTGGATTTGTTGGATAGTTCAACTGGATCAAGCAGTAGAACTAAAGAGAACGCAGTTTCAGCTTTGCTGAATTTGGTGCAATGTGGCGGAGAGGAGACAGTTAATAGTATTCGCGGCACAGTTTTAGGGGCTGTGGATGGTATTATTGAAGTGGCGGAAAATGGAACGGAGAAAGGAAGGAGCAAGGCAATGGCGTTGTTGAAGATACTTGATGCGAGTTCTTGTACCTTTCAAGAGGAGCAGATGGACTACTTATCGAACCACTCGTTATGA
- the LOC107856818 gene encoding trihelix transcription factor ASIL2: MDKQAGNHHHQNHEISNKDDYSPKIKPQNYQVATGNNSDRLKRDEWSEGAVSCLLEAYEAKWILRNRAKLKGQDWEDVAKHVSARANSTKSPKTQTQCKNKIESMKKRYRSESATAADASSWPLYPRLDLLLRGNNASAASFSLIPAPAAVAPPLNCVVDVVEPPQAAIVMPPPPEVPPTSLPPLPPPLPTALPIGNGDQNSHGSNGLDRGIKEDIMDAKLSDNAAAPDHKNATATNSSSTPALYSDNKSKSKLRSKKRKRAVEGWEIGESIRLLAEVVVRSEQARMETMRDIERMRAEAEAKRGEMDLKRTEIIANTQLEIAKLFASITKGSVDSSLRIGRSS; this comes from the exons ATGGATAAACAAGCTgggaatcatcatcatcaaaatcatgaaatATCTAACAAAGATGATTACTCACCGAAGATTAAGCCGCAAAATTACCAAGTTGCCACTGGAAACAACAGTGATAGGTTGAAGAGGGATGAATGGAGTGAAGGAGCAGTTTCGTGTCTTCTAGAAGCTTATGAAGCGAAATGGATACTCCGTAACAGAGCTAAGCTCAAAGGACAAGATTGGGAAGACGTGGCTAAGCACGTGTCGGCGCGTGCAAATTCAACCaaatcaccaaaaactcaaacgCAGTGTAAGAACAAAATTGAGTCCATGAAGAAAAGGTACCGATCGGAATCTGCAACCGCCGCCGATGCTTCTTCCTGGCCGTTATATCCTCGCCTTGACCTTTTGTTACGTGGAAATAACGCGTCCGCAGCTTCCTTTTCGCTAATTCCGGCGCCGGCGGCGGTTGCGCCGCCGCTGAATTGTGTGGTTGACGTTGTGGAACCACCGCAGGCGGCAATAGTAATGCCTCCACCTCCGGAAGTTCCTCCTACTTCTCTGCCGCCGCTCCCGCCGCCGCTGCCGACGGCTTTGCCTATTGGGAATGGTGATCAGAATTCGCATGGTTCTAATGGTTTGGACAGAGGAATAAAG GAAGACATAATGGACGCCAAATTATCAGACAATGCTGCAGCTCCAGATCACAAAAACGCAACAGCTACAAATAGCAGCAGCACGCCGGCGCTCTACAGCGACAACAAGAGCAAGTCGAAATTGAGATCAAAGAAGCGAAAGAGGGCAGTGGAAGGGTGGGAAATCGGAGAGAGCATACGTTTGCTAGCTGAAGTAGTCGTAAGGTCAGAGCAGGCACGAATGGAGACGATGAGAGACATTGAGAGAATGAGGGCAGAAGCTGAGGCCAAAAGAGGAGAAATGGACCTTAAGAGAACTGAGATCATTGCCAACACTCAGCTTGAGATTGCTAAGCTCTTTGCTAGTATTACCAAAGGATCAGTTGACTCCTCATTGAGAATTGGAAGAAGTTCATGA
- the LOC107856817 gene encoding aspartyl protease AED3, whose product MEGTIHILSLSLLLILSLAQAGELTNPKCAKFHQDNNKDSTTLQVLHVNSPCSPLKQQQKYTSWVDNVLQMQSKDTNRLQFLASLVAGRSFVPIGSGRQILQTPSYIVKAKIGTPPQTLMVALDNSNDFSWFPCSGCVGCSSTVFASTKSTTFNNVSCERAVCSLVPKRDCDAGTCTFNLTYGNSNIGGGLSVDTFALSADPVPQFNFGCIRKATGSSAPPQGLLALGRGSLSFMSQADSLYKSTFSYCLPSYKSPNFSGTLRLGPKGQPLRIKTTPLLRNPRRSSFYYVNLVGVKVGKAIVKIPPSALAFNPNTGAGTIIDSGTVFTRLVEAAYTAVRNEFRRRMGRNTTVTSLGGFDTCYTVPITIPTITLMFAGMNVTLPQDNFLIRSSSSTTTCLAMAASPADPVNSVLNVIASWQQQNHRILFDVPNSRVGVAREACS is encoded by the exons ATGGAGGGCACTATCCATATTCTCTCATTATCCCTTCTCTTAATCCTCAGCCTAGCCCAAGCAGGGGAACTAACCAACCCCAAATGTGCCAAGTTTCACCAAGACAACAACAAAGACTCAACAACACTACAAGTCCTGCATGTAAacagtccatgttcacctcttaaacaacaacaaaagtacaCATCATGGGTGGACAATGTCCTCCAAATGCAGTCCAAGGACACAAACAGGCTACAATTCTTGGCTAGCCTTGTGGCTGGTAGATCTTTTGTCCCTATAGGTTCTGGTAGACAAATTCTACAGACCCCATCTTACATTGTGAAGGCCAAGATTGGAACACCACCTCAGACATTGATGGTGGCTTTGGATAATAGCAATGATTTTTCTTGGTTCCCTTGTAGTGGATGTGTTGGTTGCTCATCTACTGTTTTTGCCTCCACTAAGTCTACCACTTTCAACAATGTTAGCTGTGAACGTGCCGTATGCAGCTTG GTACCAAAACGGGACTGTGATGCGGGCACTTGCACGTTCAACCTAACCTACGGTAATTCCAACATAGGTGGAGGCCTCTCAGTAGACACATTTGCACTCTCTGCTGACCCAGTACCCCAATTCAACTTTGGTTGTATCCGAAAGGCCACTGGCAGCTCAGCTCCACCCCAGGGTCTATTAGCTTTGGGTCGTGGCTCATTGTCATTTATGTCCCAAGCTGATAGCCTCTACAAGTCGACATTCTCCTATTGTTTGCCCAGTTACAAGTCTCCCAACTTTTCTGGCACACTTAGGTTGGGTCCGAAAGGCCAGCCATTAAGGATTAAGACAACCCCATTGCTAAGAAACCCAAGGAGATCATCTTTTTACTATGTCAATTTGGTCGGAGTTAAAGTTGGCAAGGCAATCGTCAAGATCCCTCCTAGTGCTTTGGCTTTCAATCCTAACACCGGCGCTGGCACAATCATTGATTCCG GGACGGTATTCACGAGACTAGTGGAGGCAGCATACACAGCAGTGAGGAACGAATTCAGGCGTCGAATGGGTAGGAACACAACAGTGACATCACTTGGGGGATTCGACACCTGCTACACCGTCCCAATTACAATTCCAACAATAACACTCATGTTCGCCGGAATGAACGTGACGCTGCCACAAGACAACTTCCTTATAAGAAGCAGCTCAAGCACTACCACTTGCTTAGCTATGGCTGCTTCACCTGCTGATCCAGTGAACTCTGTACTCAACGTCATCGCCAGCTGGCAGCAGCAGAATCATCGGATTCTCTTTGATGTCCCCAATTCTAGGGTTGGCGTTGCTCGTGAAGCATGTAGCTGA